The following proteins are encoded in a genomic region of Pseudorca crassidens isolate mPseCra1 chromosome 1, mPseCra1.hap1, whole genome shotgun sequence:
- the LOC137220563 gene encoding alpha-1-antitrypsin-like — MASSITWGLLLLAGLCSRVPGAMRQSSPDIYQYDLPHFSSFAFSLYREPARQSNDKIIFSPPNSQFQLTASTMLIIDENPKQKPEFLYNVKKLYHSKALSINFRNIKEAKKEINHQIKREESVMESAEAGVSTSQVPALLWDFTCCAPSSSTGKWKDKFEAQCFLKGDFHVNEKITVKVPVTNRLGMFHLYRDNEFSCWVLVQHYQGRMAAFLLLPNLGKMQLLEDGLSEKNLAKILKYLEIRSANLHLPKLSISGTYDLKTLLGKLGITKVFSNGADLSGITEEVPLKLSKAVMSINENGTEHAGATLSEESAWSEHLTINFNMPFLIIVKDENTNIPLFMGKVVNPMQK, encoded by the exons ATGGCATCCTCCATCACGTGGGGCCTCCTCCTGCTGGCAGGCCTGTGTAGTCGAGTCCCTGGCGCCATGCGCCAGTCCAGCCCTGATATTTATCAATACGATCTGCCACACTTCTCCAGCTTCGCCTTCAGCCTGTACCGTGAACCGGCCCGTCAGTCCAACGACAAAATCATCTTCTCCCCA CCAAACAGTCAGTTCCAGCTGACCGCCAGCACTATGCTAATCATTGATGAGAATCCGAAGCAAAAGCCTGAGTTTTTGTACAATGTCAAGAAGCTGTACCACTCAAAAGCCCTGTCCATCAACTTCAGGAACATCAAAGAGGCCAAGAAAGAGATCAACCATCAGATAAAG AGAGAGGAAAGTGTGATGGAGAGCGCAGAGGCTGGAGTGAGCACATCCCAGGTCCCAGCTCTGCTGTGGGACTTCAC CTGCTGTGCACCTTCATCCTCTACAGGCAAATGGAAGGATAAATTCGAGGCTCAGTGCTTCCTAAAAGGAGACTTCCATGTGAACGAGAAGATCACGGTCAAGGTGCCCGTGACCAACCGCCTGGGCATGTTCCACCTGTACCGAGACAATGAGTTCTCCTGCTGGGTGTTGGTGCAGCACTACCAGGGCAGAATGGCCGCCTTCCTGCTTCTGCCCAACCTGGGGAAGATGCAGCTGCTGGAGGATGGGCTCTCTGAGAAGAACCTCGCCAAAATCCTCAAATACCTTGAGATACG TTCTGCCAATTTACACTTGCCCAAACTGTCCATTTCTGGAACCTACGATCTGAAAACTCTCCTGGGTAAACTGGGCATCACCAAGGTCTTCAGCAACGGGGCTGACCTCTCAGGGATCACCGAGGAAGTGCCTCTGAAGCTGTCCAAG GCTGTGATGAGCATCAATGAGAATGGGACAGAACACGCTGGGGCCACCCTCTCAGAAGAGAGTGCCTGGTCTGAGCATCTGACCATCAACTTCAACATGCCCTTCTTAATCATCGTCAAGGATGAAAACACCAACATTCCGCTCTTCATGGGAAAGGTGGTGAATCCCATGCAAAAATAA